One Lacticaseibacillus rhamnosus genomic window carries:
- a CDS encoding acylphosphatase: MVKLAKQIVVRGRVQGVGFRWATKMIADNLNISGTIENRADGSVFIQAAGEPLNLAKFIAQVKAGPNPYANVSTFEEKPLENVPDFNGFRVTG, encoded by the coding sequence TTGGTCAAACTCGCTAAACAAATCGTCGTTCGGGGACGGGTTCAAGGCGTTGGTTTTCGCTGGGCCACGAAGATGATTGCGGATAATCTCAATATTAGTGGCACCATCGAAAATCGCGCTGACGGCTCGGTTTTCATTCAAGCAGCCGGTGAACCGCTCAATCTAGCCAAATTCATTGCACAGGTCAAAGCCGGTCCGAATCCTTACGCTAACGTGTCGACTTTTGAAGAAAAGCCGCTTGAAAACGTGCCGGACTTCAACGGTTTTCGTGTAACCGGTTGA
- a CDS encoding HD domain-containing protein, which translates to MSKKRDWQSDAEYVGYVADLLAKPEVQRLAEHPQHHYSNRLEHSISVSYQSYLIGKRLHLNVRAIARAGLLHDLFYYDWRKTKFDLGTHAFIHPRIALRNAEKLTELSPMEKDIIIKHMWGATVGLPKYKESFVVSLVDDYAAMDEVVVPWMHKLRHPIHTHLKALN; encoded by the coding sequence TTGAGCAAAAAACGCGATTGGCAATCGGATGCTGAGTACGTTGGGTATGTGGCTGATTTATTGGCTAAGCCTGAGGTCCAGCGACTGGCAGAACACCCACAACACCATTATTCGAACCGATTGGAACATTCAATTAGTGTTTCCTATCAGAGTTATTTGATTGGGAAGCGCCTGCATTTGAATGTTCGTGCGATCGCCCGAGCCGGCTTATTGCACGATCTGTTTTACTATGATTGGCGCAAAACCAAGTTTGACTTGGGAACGCATGCCTTTATCCATCCCCGGATTGCTTTACGGAATGCTGAGAAGTTAACCGAATTGTCACCGATGGAAAAAGACATTATCATCAAGCACATGTGGGGGGCAACAGTTGGCTTGCCGAAGTATAAGGAAAGTTTTGTTGTTTCTCTAGTTGATGATTATGCTGCGATGGATGAGGTCGTTGTACCCTGGATGCACAAGCTCCGGCATCCGATTCACACTCACTTAAAAGCTTTAAATTAG
- the mltG gene encoding endolytic transglycosylase MltG translates to MDKRSPDVAGKRRQRQHEKKASQKIVGWVLGILFAVLVIVGLMGYRYVNSALQPVDPNGKTSINVTVPAGSSTKQIASRLEAKHVIKSAMVFNYYVKFHNIADFQAGRYQLTQRDNMDQVIQKLRVGGTSAAAAGQLLVKEGATVEQIATSVNKLAKSNQNLTSKKFLALMKDQTFFNQLAKKYPKLLSAAASAKGVRYRLEGYLFPATYSMSAGETTKDLVEAMVAKTDSVMQSYYKSVKKQGYSVQEVMTLASLVEREGVTQEDRRTIAGVFLNRIDAGMPLQSDISVMYALNTHKTHLTNKDTSVDSPYNLYVHTGYGPGPFDSPSEQSIAAVLSPNARSKDYLYFVANLKTGEVLYATTREQHDANTAKFASDNAAADK, encoded by the coding sequence TTGGACAAGCGATCCCCGGACGTGGCGGGTAAACGACGCCAGCGGCAACATGAGAAAAAAGCATCGCAAAAAATCGTCGGTTGGGTTCTCGGTATTTTATTTGCTGTGCTTGTGATTGTTGGACTGATGGGCTACCGGTATGTCAATTCCGCCTTACAGCCAGTCGACCCTAATGGCAAAACAAGCATTAATGTGACAGTCCCGGCTGGCTCTAGCACGAAACAAATTGCGAGCAGATTAGAAGCCAAGCATGTGATTAAAAGTGCCATGGTCTTCAACTATTACGTGAAGTTTCACAATATTGCCGATTTTCAGGCAGGACGCTATCAACTAACGCAACGTGACAATATGGATCAGGTGATTCAAAAGTTGCGTGTAGGCGGTACTTCAGCAGCCGCGGCGGGACAGTTGCTGGTAAAAGAAGGCGCAACGGTTGAGCAAATTGCGACTTCCGTTAATAAATTGGCTAAATCCAATCAAAATCTGACGAGCAAAAAATTCCTGGCCTTGATGAAAGACCAAACCTTTTTCAACCAGCTGGCTAAGAAATATCCTAAGTTACTTAGCGCTGCAGCCTCGGCTAAAGGGGTACGGTATCGTCTGGAAGGGTATCTTTTCCCAGCCACTTATAGCATGAGCGCCGGTGAAACCACCAAGGATCTGGTTGAGGCAATGGTGGCAAAAACTGATAGCGTGATGCAAAGTTATTACAAGAGCGTTAAGAAACAAGGTTATTCTGTTCAGGAAGTGATGACCTTGGCTTCGTTGGTTGAGCGTGAAGGGGTAACCCAAGAAGATCGTCGTACCATTGCGGGCGTCTTCTTGAACCGGATTGATGCCGGTATGCCACTGCAGTCCGACATCTCTGTTATGTATGCCTTGAATACGCATAAGACGCATTTAACCAACAAAGACACTAGCGTTGATTCACCGTACAACCTTTATGTGCACACCGGTTACGGCCCCGGACCATTTGATTCACCGAGCGAACAAAGCATTGCTGCTGTTCTCAGTCCGAATGCCCGCAGCAAGGATTATCTGTACTTTGTTGCAAATCTGAAGACGGGTGAAGTGCTGTATGCAACGACTCGCGAGCAACATGATGCTAATACAGCTAAGTTTGCAAGCGATAATGCCGCTGCCGATAAATAA
- the liaF gene encoding cell wall-active antibiotics response protein LiaF codes for MRRWQLFLGIEFALILWLGFQIITNPMALTTILFGVLFLFLGARWHRMRAFNVTFGGILLVLGIFINPAVWLILMVAGVFLIMVLTKPGMGFSMWDRKQYVAPVTQEPGKKAGRRTVHSWGNRQTIAPSYDWDDINMVVPAGDTIIDLGDTFLPKGDSVIMIRKGFGKTRILVPIGVGVAVEHATFYGRLHFENADSMLHSQSVTMYSQNYDDAPRRIHIITNVVVGDLEVLAV; via the coding sequence ATGCGCCGCTGGCAACTGTTTTTAGGAATTGAATTTGCGTTGATCCTCTGGCTGGGGTTTCAGATCATCACCAATCCAATGGCGTTGACAACGATCCTATTTGGCGTTCTTTTTCTCTTTTTAGGCGCGCGTTGGCATCGAATGCGTGCGTTCAATGTGACATTTGGTGGTATCCTGTTGGTACTGGGAATCTTTATTAATCCGGCAGTCTGGTTGATTCTCATGGTAGCAGGCGTGTTCCTAATCATGGTGTTAACCAAGCCGGGGATGGGTTTTTCAATGTGGGACCGCAAACAATACGTTGCACCGGTCACGCAGGAGCCTGGGAAAAAAGCGGGTCGCCGCACAGTTCATTCATGGGGCAACCGGCAAACCATTGCACCGAGTTACGACTGGGACGACATCAATATGGTCGTTCCTGCTGGCGATACCATTATTGACTTAGGGGATACTTTCCTGCCTAAAGGCGACAGTGTTATTATGATTCGCAAAGGCTTTGGTAAAACCAGAATTCTGGTTCCCATTGGCGTTGGCGTTGCGGTTGAACATGCGACATTTTACGGGCGGCTCCATTTTGAAAATGCGGACTCGATGCTGCATAGTCAAAGCGTAACGATGTATTCGCAGAATTATGACGATGCACCACGGCGTATCCATATCATTACGAATGTAGTGGTAGGTGACTTGGAGGTGCTGGCGGTATGA
- the udk gene encoding uridine kinase, which translates to MQQKKAIVIGVTGGSASGKTSVSRAIFNHFSGHSLLLLAQDAYYKKSDKPFSERKKINYDHPLAFDTPLLKHHLEQLIHRHAVDQPVYDYKIHNRSDKTVHLEPKDVIILEGILILDDEALRNMMDIKVFVDTDDDIRVIRRIRRDMVSRGRTLESIINQYLKTVKPMYHQFVEPTKRYADLIVPEGGQNQVAIDLLVTKIKSILAERGLEE; encoded by the coding sequence ATGCAACAGAAGAAAGCTATTGTGATTGGTGTGACAGGTGGCTCAGCCAGTGGCAAAACCAGTGTCAGTCGGGCTATTTTTAATCATTTTTCCGGTCATTCCTTGCTCTTGCTGGCACAGGATGCGTATTATAAGAAAAGTGACAAACCGTTTTCAGAGCGGAAGAAGATCAATTACGACCACCCGTTAGCATTTGACACGCCGCTACTCAAACATCATCTGGAGCAACTCATTCATCGACATGCCGTTGATCAGCCGGTGTATGATTACAAGATTCATAATCGCTCGGATAAAACGGTTCACCTTGAGCCAAAAGACGTGATCATTCTCGAAGGTATCTTGATTCTTGATGACGAAGCGCTGCGCAACATGATGGACATTAAAGTGTTTGTGGATACGGATGACGATATTCGGGTGATTCGTCGTATTCGCCGGGATATGGTGTCACGTGGTCGCACGCTGGAATCCATTATTAATCAATATTTAAAAACCGTGAAGCCAATGTATCATCAGTTTGTTGAACCAACGAAACGCTATGCAGATCTGATTGTCCCAGAAGGCGGTCAGAATCAGGTCGCCATCGATTTGCTGGTCACAAAGATCAAAAGTATTTTGGCAGAGCGCGGTTTAGAAGAGTAG
- a CDS encoding winged helix-turn-helix transcriptional regulator, translated as MDATVTSKTECQSQQVALCPKFQHTFEILGKKWNGLILEVLLNNGNSRFKDIAQLIPRCSDRVLVERLKELEGEGLIDRLTHKDSDLIEYALTDKGRALNSVMAAAHAWGDAWVTDEECHANEKQKNA; from the coding sequence GTGGATGCAACAGTAACCAGTAAAACCGAATGTCAAAGTCAACAAGTCGCTCTTTGTCCTAAGTTTCAGCACACATTTGAAATTTTGGGTAAGAAGTGGAACGGTTTGATTCTGGAAGTTTTGTTAAACAATGGCAATTCTCGGTTTAAAGATATTGCGCAACTGATTCCCCGGTGTTCGGATCGGGTTTTGGTCGAACGCTTGAAGGAACTTGAAGGCGAGGGTTTGATTGATCGTCTGACGCACAAGGACTCGGATTTAATTGAATACGCCCTGACAGATAAGGGCCGGGCTTTGAATTCAGTCATGGCCGCTGCACACGCCTGGGGTGATGCATGGGTTACCGATGAAGAGTGCCATGCCAATGAAAAACAAAAAAACGCGTAA
- a CDS encoding sensor histidine kinase: MRRRMLVGFFMILLVWTLLVEACLVFMLAKVTQHDFLRLLLANVLSAPLLVYLLIGALLISSGVTVIVLWRQRVVRSQLDSRLAQLNAGQYQAPIFNRSQQAEAALGKQPAALLEALRQKMIRLQREIERYSNTPVRFSGETREAILTGERHRLARELHDSVSQQLFAAMMMLSALRSVAARDPKQEALNKQLDTIQKVINEAQAEMRALLLHLRPTNLEGKSLKQGIIQLLKELQTKITIKITWQLDDIQLNAAAEDNLFRIVQELLSNTLRHAKADSLEVYLKRLQDMVILRMVDDGVGFDPKETSSNGNYGLANIKERAAAMGGTAKVVSVVGQGTSVEVRVPLSKDVAHD; encoded by the coding sequence ATGAGGCGACGAATGTTAGTCGGTTTTTTTATGATCTTGCTGGTCTGGACACTTCTAGTCGAGGCCTGTTTGGTTTTTATGCTGGCAAAAGTTACTCAGCACGATTTTCTACGCCTTTTATTAGCCAATGTATTGTCGGCGCCACTGCTGGTTTATTTGCTCATTGGCGCGTTATTGATTAGTTCTGGTGTCACGGTGATTGTGCTTTGGCGCCAGCGGGTCGTGCGTAGTCAGTTGGATAGTCGTTTAGCCCAATTAAACGCTGGACAGTATCAGGCACCGATATTTAATCGATCGCAACAAGCTGAAGCGGCATTGGGAAAACAACCGGCTGCCTTGCTTGAAGCATTACGGCAAAAAATGATACGCTTGCAACGTGAAATCGAACGTTATAGTAACACACCGGTGCGATTTTCCGGCGAGACGCGGGAAGCCATTTTAACCGGCGAACGCCACCGATTAGCGCGTGAATTACACGATTCTGTTTCCCAGCAACTCTTTGCTGCCATGATGATGCTGTCGGCGTTACGCAGTGTGGCAGCCCGCGATCCGAAACAAGAAGCTTTGAATAAGCAACTGGATACGATTCAAAAAGTGATTAATGAGGCCCAGGCAGAGATGCGCGCCTTATTGCTGCATTTGCGTCCGACGAATCTTGAAGGAAAGTCACTTAAGCAAGGCATTATCCAGTTGCTGAAGGAATTACAAACTAAGATCACCATCAAAATCACTTGGCAACTGGACGATATTCAGTTGAATGCAGCAGCGGAGGACAATCTTTTCCGAATTGTTCAGGAACTCTTAAGCAACACGTTGCGGCATGCAAAAGCTGATAGTCTTGAAGTCTATCTGAAGCGGTTGCAAGATATGGTCATTTTGCGTATGGTTGATGATGGTGTCGGGTTTGATCCAAAAGAAACCAGTAGTAATGGCAATTATGGACTGGCTAATATTAAAGAACGCGCGGCAGCCATGGGTGGTACGGCAAAGGTCGTTAGCGTGGTCGGTCAAGGAACCAGTGTTGAAGTCAGAGTACCGTTATCAAAGGATGTTGCGCATGATTAA
- the pheT gene encoding phenylalanine--tRNA ligase subunit beta, producing MDVSYDWLKELVNIPVSPEELADKVSRTGIEVDDVKHPDAGLKKIVVGKVLAIKPHPNSDHLNLCQVDVGEDEPRQIVCGAPNVAAGQTVIVALPGARIADNVKIKKGKMRGEESLGMICALQEIGFNENVVPKAYLNGIYVFNEPLEPGSDALAALGMHDAVLDFEITPNRADALGMRGVAWEVGATYDEKPHFEEKLLTEGDRPVADYLSVEVKDAQDAPSYQLRVIDHVTVKESPLWLQRRLWNAGVRPINNIVDITNFIMLAYGQPLHAFDYAKLGSQHIEVRRARNGEPLTTLDGGEHELDDSDIVITNGQVPVALAGVMGGLDSEISETTTTVVVEAASFNPVNVRKTALKYNLRSEASSRFEKGINLADINRALDAAVAWMSDLGGGQAAKGTVSPTAVDAKDVVVDISLDHINHVLGTTLSQDQVTRIFQQLGFGVEVADGLFAVAIPPRRWDIHIKADLVEEVARIYGFDNLPSTLPTTTMTIGEYTPAQKRIRRTRHLLEGLGLNQAITYGLTTEQAATRFKLQPGEPTQVDSPMTKDHAVLRMNMVTGLLDVIKYNQARKETDVAIYEQGRIFTKTGDQVRPTEIEYLGGAITGHVAAKNWHQAARSVDFFYVKGIVMHLLEDYSLAEPVHFAVTQAVSELHPGQAADILVGTQRVGFLGRLHPAFEHEQHLPATFVFELDLDALFAAPRQEKIAQPAPKFPAVTRDIALQVADTVTNAEVMQIFQQHGGAYLKDVTLFDVYAGSHMAPGQKSLAYTLTYRRDDQTLTEEEVTQAFDRVKAALESDLGATIR from the coding sequence ATGGACGTTTCATATGATTGGTTAAAAGAGCTTGTCAACATCCCGGTATCACCGGAAGAATTGGCCGATAAAGTGTCACGAACCGGAATTGAAGTGGACGATGTTAAACATCCCGATGCCGGATTGAAAAAGATTGTCGTTGGTAAGGTATTGGCGATCAAACCTCATCCAAACTCTGATCACCTCAACCTTTGTCAGGTAGATGTGGGTGAAGATGAACCGCGCCAGATTGTTTGCGGTGCTCCCAATGTTGCGGCTGGCCAAACGGTGATCGTTGCGCTTCCGGGAGCACGGATTGCCGATAACGTCAAAATCAAAAAAGGCAAAATGCGTGGCGAAGAAAGCCTTGGGATGATTTGTGCTTTGCAAGAAATCGGCTTTAATGAAAATGTCGTTCCCAAAGCTTATTTAAACGGTATTTACGTTTTTAATGAACCGCTAGAACCAGGCAGTGATGCGTTGGCCGCGCTCGGGATGCATGATGCCGTGTTGGATTTTGAGATTACGCCAAATCGCGCTGATGCTTTAGGCATGCGCGGAGTTGCTTGGGAAGTGGGCGCGACTTATGATGAAAAGCCGCACTTTGAAGAAAAGCTGCTGACAGAAGGTGATCGTCCAGTGGCGGATTATCTCAGTGTCGAAGTTAAAGACGCTCAGGATGCCCCGAGTTATCAGTTACGGGTGATTGACCACGTCACCGTTAAAGAGAGCCCGCTTTGGTTGCAACGGCGGTTATGGAATGCTGGCGTGCGTCCGATTAACAACATCGTGGATATCACTAATTTCATCATGTTGGCATATGGTCAGCCTTTGCATGCGTTTGACTATGCTAAACTCGGTAGTCAGCACATTGAGGTTCGGCGGGCGCGCAATGGGGAACCGTTGACCACACTGGATGGTGGCGAACACGAACTAGATGACAGCGATATCGTGATTACAAATGGTCAGGTGCCAGTTGCGTTAGCCGGCGTGATGGGCGGCTTGGATTCAGAGATCTCGGAAACCACGACCACGGTTGTCGTTGAGGCTGCCAGTTTTAATCCGGTTAACGTTCGTAAAACAGCGCTGAAGTACAATTTGCGCTCAGAGGCATCATCGCGGTTTGAAAAAGGGATTAACTTAGCTGATATTAATCGCGCTTTAGATGCAGCAGTTGCCTGGATGAGCGACTTGGGTGGCGGACAGGCTGCCAAGGGAACCGTAAGTCCGACTGCGGTTGACGCAAAAGATGTCGTGGTTGATATTTCGCTGGATCATATTAATCACGTGTTAGGCACGACATTAAGCCAAGACCAGGTGACACGAATTTTCCAACAACTAGGTTTTGGCGTTGAAGTTGCTGATGGTTTATTTGCGGTTGCGATTCCACCTCGGCGTTGGGATATTCATATCAAAGCGGATTTGGTTGAAGAAGTCGCCCGTATTTATGGCTTTGACAATTTACCAAGTACACTTCCGACTACTACGATGACGATTGGCGAGTATACACCAGCGCAAAAGCGAATTCGCCGTACCCGCCATCTCCTGGAAGGGTTGGGTCTTAATCAAGCGATTACTTATGGCCTGACGACTGAGCAAGCGGCAACCAGATTTAAGTTGCAACCCGGCGAGCCAACGCAGGTTGATTCACCGATGACCAAAGACCATGCCGTACTACGAATGAATATGGTGACAGGTTTATTAGATGTCATTAAATATAATCAGGCGCGTAAAGAAACAGATGTTGCCATTTACGAACAGGGACGGATCTTTACCAAAACCGGTGATCAGGTACGGCCAACTGAAATCGAGTATTTAGGCGGTGCTATCACTGGCCACGTAGCCGCCAAAAATTGGCATCAAGCCGCACGCAGCGTTGATTTCTTCTATGTCAAAGGCATTGTGATGCACTTGCTGGAGGATTATTCATTGGCTGAACCGGTGCACTTTGCAGTGACTCAGGCGGTGAGTGAACTTCATCCGGGTCAGGCAGCTGATATTTTGGTCGGGACACAACGAGTCGGCTTCTTGGGCCGTTTGCACCCGGCGTTTGAACATGAACAGCATCTACCTGCAACCTTTGTCTTTGAGCTTGACCTTGATGCCTTATTTGCGGCGCCGCGTCAGGAGAAGATTGCCCAGCCTGCACCGAAGTTCCCGGCTGTGACGCGCGATATTGCACTGCAAGTTGCCGATACCGTTACTAATGCCGAAGTGATGCAGATCTTCCAGCAACACGGCGGCGCATATCTCAAAGACGTTACCTTGTTTGATGTTTATGCAGGTTCGCATATGGCGCCGGGCCAAAAGAGTCTGGCTTATACGCTCACTTATCGGCGCGATGACCAAACATTAACCGAAGAAGAAGTTACGCAGGCTTTTGATCGAGTCAAAGCAGCACTTGAATCTGATTTAGGGGCAACCATTCGTTAA
- a CDS encoding TrmH family RNA methyltransferase gives MEYISSPKNDRIKTAKKLTVKKHQKDAGRYLLEGRHLVQEALASGQTPYDIYATEKYVDDRALKPFYDKMTQISESVSEHLSDTETPQGIFAVMPRQAGQLPDPLSGQFLMLDAIQDPGNVGTLVRTADAAGIKTVIFGNGTADAFGPKVLRAMQGSQFHVRIVSAKLMPVIKALQRAGIPVYGSELNDKAKSYRSIQPSAQFGLVVGNEGNGMDPVLLKQTDTNLYIPIRGQAESLNVAVAAAIMMFHLVGD, from the coding sequence ATGGAATATATTTCATCACCCAAAAATGACCGCATTAAAACGGCCAAGAAATTAACGGTTAAGAAACATCAAAAGGATGCTGGGCGCTACTTGCTAGAAGGGCGGCACTTGGTTCAAGAGGCGCTGGCGAGTGGGCAGACGCCTTATGATATTTATGCTACCGAAAAGTATGTTGATGATCGTGCGCTTAAGCCGTTTTATGACAAAATGACGCAGATTTCGGAGTCGGTTTCCGAGCATCTTAGTGACACCGAAACGCCACAGGGAATTTTTGCGGTTATGCCACGTCAGGCCGGGCAATTGCCAGATCCTTTAAGTGGGCAGTTTTTAATGTTGGATGCGATTCAGGATCCCGGTAATGTTGGAACCTTGGTGCGGACGGCGGATGCTGCGGGCATTAAAACCGTCATTTTTGGTAATGGAACAGCCGACGCTTTTGGTCCGAAAGTTTTGCGGGCGATGCAAGGCAGCCAATTTCACGTGCGCATCGTATCGGCAAAATTGATGCCTGTTATTAAAGCCTTGCAACGGGCAGGGATTCCCGTTTATGGCTCGGAGCTTAATGATAAAGCTAAAAGTTATCGCAGTATTCAACCGAGCGCACAGTTCGGACTCGTTGTCGGCAATGAAGGCAATGGCATGGATCCTGTTCTTTTAAAGCAAACCGATACGAACCTGTATATTCCGATTCGGGGACAAGCAGAATCTTTGAATGTCGCTGTCGCAGCGGCTATCATGATGTTTCACTTAGTCGGTGATTAA
- the greA gene encoding transcription elongation factor GreA, with protein sequence MADKSYPMTAEGKKKLENELEELKTKKRPEVIERIKVARGFGDLSENSEYEAAKDEQSTLENRIVTIQTMLRYAEIIDAKAVAKNEVSIGKKVTFEEDGDEETYEIVGAAEADAFNGKISNESPIAQGLIGRKVGDQVTINTPGGEMTVKITKVEG encoded by the coding sequence ATGGCAGACAAAAGCTATCCGATGACAGCAGAAGGTAAAAAGAAACTTGAAAACGAATTAGAGGAATTAAAAACCAAGAAGCGGCCAGAAGTGATCGAACGCATCAAAGTCGCGCGTGGTTTTGGCGATTTATCCGAAAACTCCGAATATGAAGCAGCTAAGGATGAGCAATCAACCCTTGAGAATCGGATTGTTACGATTCAAACGATGTTGCGCTATGCCGAAATCATTGATGCTAAGGCAGTCGCAAAAAATGAAGTGTCAATCGGTAAAAAAGTCACCTTTGAAGAAGACGGCGATGAGGAAACTTATGAAATTGTCGGTGCGGCAGAAGCAGACGCCTTCAACGGCAAAATCAGCAACGAAAGCCCGATCGCTCAAGGACTGATCGGACGTAAAGTTGGCGATCAAGTCACCATTAACACGCCCGGTGGTGAAATGACCGTTAAGATTACCAAGGTTGAAGGATAA
- the pheS gene encoding phenylalanine--tRNA ligase subunit alpha yields MDLQTKLEQLFQQNNEVIKKITSLDELNQIRVQLLGKKGPITSVLRGMKDLSADERPKVGAFANKVRDELSTVIETRKSQLEQAVINEKLKSETVDVTLPGDPVTAGTPHIIIQIMDDLESFFMGMGYQVLTGPEVEEDHYNFEMMNIPKDHPARDMQETFYITNELLMRSQTSPMQARTMEKHDFTKGPLKMISPGVVYRRDDDDATHSHQFHQMEGLVIDKHITMADLKGTLLAMCQHVFGADRTIRLRPSYFPFTEPSVEVDVSCFRCGGKGCPVCKYTGWIEVLGAGMVHPNVLRAANIDADVYGGFAFGLGPDRFAMLKYGIDDIRSFYTDDLRFLTQFSQEG; encoded by the coding sequence ATGGATCTTCAAACGAAACTTGAACAACTTTTTCAGCAAAATAATGAGGTGATAAAAAAGATCACCTCGTTGGACGAATTAAATCAGATTCGCGTTCAGTTGTTAGGGAAAAAAGGCCCCATCACCAGCGTTTTGCGCGGCATGAAGGATTTATCAGCAGATGAACGGCCAAAAGTCGGTGCCTTTGCCAATAAAGTCCGGGATGAACTGAGTACGGTGATTGAGACGCGTAAATCTCAACTGGAGCAGGCAGTCATCAACGAAAAATTGAAGTCTGAAACCGTGGACGTCACATTACCAGGCGATCCGGTAACGGCGGGCACACCGCATATTATTATTCAGATTATGGATGACCTTGAAAGCTTCTTTATGGGCATGGGCTATCAAGTGCTAACCGGTCCGGAAGTGGAAGAGGATCATTACAACTTTGAAATGATGAACATCCCCAAGGACCATCCGGCGCGGGATATGCAGGAAACTTTTTATATTACCAATGAGTTGCTGATGCGTTCCCAAACCAGCCCGATGCAGGCACGGACGATGGAGAAACATGATTTTACTAAGGGCCCGCTGAAAATGATCAGTCCGGGCGTGGTTTATCGGCGTGATGATGATGATGCCACACATAGCCACCAGTTCCATCAGATGGAAGGTCTGGTGATCGACAAGCATATTACAATGGCTGATCTTAAGGGGACGTTACTCGCCATGTGTCAGCATGTGTTTGGCGCTGATCGGACGATTCGCCTGCGCCCGAGCTATTTTCCGTTTACAGAACCGTCTGTAGAAGTGGACGTTTCCTGCTTCCGCTGCGGTGGCAAGGGTTGCCCTGTTTGCAAGTATACCGGCTGGATTGAAGTTCTCGGTGCCGGCATGGTGCATCCGAATGTTTTGCGTGCGGCTAATATTGACGCCGATGTATATGGCGGCTTTGCGTTTGGTCTTGGCCCGGATCGGTTTGCCATGCTGAAATACGGCATTGACGATATTCGCAGTTTTTACACAGACGACTTGCGCTTCCTTACGCAGTTCAGTCAGGAGGGTTAA